The sequence AGAGTTGACACCCCTGATAAACTTAATAAATAGAATTACGTTACTTTCCAGTCTGCACATCTCATTTAGGCAACAGTAAATGATAAGACTGCAAGACTTAAACTATGAGTAAtcattgttttgaaatgttaacCAAAAAATTCTATATAGTCATTGATGGTGAAAGCCATACCAAATGGTTAATTCCtaatcaaaacaatttttaaaaattatacagCAGAGTCActtagaaaaaaacaccacaataTAAATATCAAGTAAGAACAGACATTATTCATTTCTGTCTATTTAATTGGTCTGTATACCTGAACGAGCCATCAGTCAGTAACTTTTTTCCTGGTAGGCAGAATacgtgaaaaatatttttaagaagataGTTTGTCATAAAGATTTGGCAAACGTTCATTTAACCTCCTGTCTCAAAAACAGAGACAGTATTTGGAGTTTTTCAAAgcttgaaaaagcaaaactgcagctctgagcagaatgtcagataaaaatctgttttctgtaacattGGCCTCAAATTCAGAAAATTGCAGAAGACGAGAAAGGGGcacatgtttttcattttcagcagcattttgctACATCTGTTGAGAAATCTTAATCCCATCTATTTTAAGAGAATGGGGCTCTGCAACACTGTAGTTTACAACAGAAAGAATTTCAGCAAATTAGTCAATGAAAACAATTACAACAGAATACAATACTGTAGGACATGGCTTGCTTAAGACACAGTCTGAAGATAAGATCACTTAAACTTCAACCTTAAACAGGCAGTGAGAATACAGCCCTGGTGTTTATGGAATAAATCCATCATGAGGCAGTACTTGAAAAAACCAGCTCAGATTCTGCACTGTTTGGGTACTTGTGGGCAGTTTTGTATGTGACAAGATTCTTTTGTGTGCATAACATCCTGAGCAGTTTCCTAAGATTCAGTCTGCCCACCTTAGTTTGATTCTGTAAGAAATTCCACTTGGGCATAAGTCGGTTCATTGCATGAGACAAAGACTAAACTAAGGCTCTTCCGCCACCGTTCAGCAATTGACTCCATGGGGTAGTTGTGCTTTATGtacaaagttttaaaacttaaaaccaatattatttcttcattgtCTGTCTTCTCAATCCCTTAGCTCCTTCCCAtccctcctccctttctttttttttttttttttttgacttttagGATGGTCATGGGCTGGGATATGAGCAACTCAACTGATTACTGGactgaggatgaggaggaggaccTCAACTCTGTCATAGATTACAACATGTACGAGCTTCTCTGTGAAAAAGACGATGTGAGAAAGTTCAGGAAATTATTCCTTCCTGTGTTCTACGCACTGACTTTCACTGTCGGAGTCGCAGGAAATTCCTTAGTGGTAGCAATTTATGCCTACTGCAAGAAACTGAAGACCAAGACAGATATGTACATCATGCACCTCGCCATCGCCGATCTGCTCTTGCTCTTCACACTCCCTTTTTGGGCTGCCAACGCAGTGCAGGGATGGGAACTTGGAACATCCATGTGCAAGCTCACTTCTTCGCTGTACACCATGAATTTCAGCTCTAGCATGCTGTTCCTGGCCTGCATCAGTGTGGACAGATACAGGGCGACTGCTGGAACCCAAGGGCACAGAAGGGGTGGCAAACGCTGCAGCATGACCTGCTGCTGTGTCTGGCTGGCTGCCGTACTGCTCAGTATCCCTGAACTGATCTTTAACCAAGTCAAAAAGCACAATAACAGGAACGAATGCCTTCCTGTATTTCCAGCGAACATGGAAACGCTCTTAAAAGCGACCATTCAAATCCTGGAAATTATCCTGgaatttctgcttcctttcctaGTAATGCTGACCTGCTACTCGGTCACTGCTCGAGCAATCTTTAGATCTGCAAACACCAAAAAGTCTCGACCTTTCATGGTTCTGCTGGCAGTGGTGGCCGCTTTCATTATTACTCAGCTGCCTTACAACATTGTTAAGTTCTGGCGAGCCATAGATATCATCTATTTATTGATTACTGACTGTGATGCAAGTAAAACCATAGACATTGCGCTCCAGGTCACCAAGAGCATCGCTTTGTTCCACGCCTGCCTGAACCCTCTTCTGTATGCCTTTTTGGGCGCCtcctttaaaatgcacattatGAAAATAGCAAAGAATTACGGCCACTGGAGAAGACAACAGCAGAACGGAGTGACTGAAGAAATTTCTATGAATTCTGAAGACCGTACTGAGCAAACAGTTAGCTTCACCATATAGACTATTATTGCATTACCTTACTCAAAAAGGGGAAATATTTACTAACTtcggggggggggtgggggataTTCTTTCAACAGCTGTTTCTCTGCAAGCCAACTTTCAGATGAATCTCTGAACCTGCAGACTAGCCAAGACACTACACTGCAATTTAAAGTGGAACATCATTATCAAAATTAAGTATTGAGCAAGAGCAAATACTGAAAGTGCCAGGAACAATTCAGGTATTTaccacaaacaaaccaaaatattaagatttaaaaatggGGTATCGGTTCATGGCTGAGaattgagaggggaaaaaaagctattttctagATGTATTTTCACATACGTATAGCAACAAGAACATcctccacaaaaaaaacactaactcctgctctgcagctacTTAAAATGACCTTTCATCTCTCCATTTGTTGCTTGCCCTAAACTTCAACAAGCCCAGTGTCCTATGGGAGGCATGTTCCACATCTCTGTAAATGTATCATCAAATGTAAATGCCAAAATAGTGAAGTTGAAGCATTAgcagaaatataagaaaaagtTTTAAGTGAATTTTCAGACCCAGGGCCTGGAATTTCCTGTCAGAATCTGTAAAATGaacaagacactgaaataaCTATAATCTTCTAAATTTTGCTGagatacaataaaatataagaaCATTAAAAGTGcactgcctttcatttttttcatatctttatctttgctttgctttagtAGGTATTGACATCTCTCATCACAGACTTTTATCAATCAGCAAAGGCTAGAAGCCTGGCTCTATGAACAAGAGAGGTTCTGACTCCATGTGGAGCTTGTGGTTGGTGGGATTTACAGTGTTTCCATAGAGAAGTACCAAAGCTGTCCTCTACCCCAGGGCTGGcaagaattacagaaaaacagcagttttctctTAGTCCCCGGAAAGATTTGAAATACATTGATGTATCAGGtttccaaatgcaaaaaaaaaggattattacAACATACTGTCCCTGCCTTCAAACATCCTATGGACTCTAACAAAGGGCCTGAGCTACGGCTTATGAAAGCCAACAGGAATCTCCCAGTTTTAGTCACTGTTCCTAATTACATAATTAtggactaaaagaaaaagaactaagATGACAGACAAGAAACGACTGTAGCATAAACAAGACACAAACCTCTTCTCTCTGTTTAGATGACAAAAGCTTAGAGAATTTCAGTCCAGTATTTTGAGGAATAGCAGAGCACGAACAGGGAAATCAGAGGTGCTCGACAGATGGCCTACACACCCACCATAAGTCTGACATGTTTAAACTATGCTGGATTTACTGTAGATGTGCAAAGCACCCATACATAGCATGGTAAGAAACTCAGTTCTTCCAATGAAGCTAACAACTTCCTGCATTGTCTTCACACATACATTAATTTCCTGTGTGTGTGAATTACAACTTGTCTTCACACACACATAGCAACTGCACCTGAAATGAGATCCTGACCAGGCTGACAGGCTTCTGGAATTCCCAAACATCAAAGATCCTCATGTTCACCCAGActagagaagaaacaaaaaaccaaaaacaacccAGCAGAAAAGGAGACCGTGACAGAGCTGTAACCCCAccaggcagaaaatgaaattctacATGTAAGACAAAGCTGCATGTATGTGTTTCTCAAACTTCTTGACATTTCAGTGCCTATTATGAGTCTGTCTTTACACAAATCTGACTGCCCTAATTATTTTGATTAGGGGTAAGACAAAGCAAATGATGCTTACTCTGAATACTCTTTTTCTGTGTATGACCTGCTAAAACACTTTCCCATTACTTCCTTAGGAACTGCAACACAGTTGTGAGACACTTCCTGAGCAAGGGTAGCAGCTAGCAGTCAAGTGACACTTTTAGGTCAGGAGGCTAGATACCATACCTGCCTCCAGTTCTGTGGTACTAGGAAAGAGAGCAAGCCCTATCTTCTGGTGAGTTTAAGTATTGCACAAGCATATCTGCATAGGTCGCTGGCCCACACAAAGGTAcacaaatgaaacattaaagTTTCGTTACAGCTAGTAACTCAGCTTCCAAATTCCTAGTGAATTACCATTTTCCAGAATATATCACTCATGttttggtaaaaaaataaataaataaaaataaaaataaaataaaaaaaaaggtcctcCAAAATCAGGGACATTTAATACAAAGTCCAACTCACTGATTTTTCTGGGAAGTTTCTGGTATGAAAATCACATGTAGGAGGCAGTCTGTCAGTGTCACAGACTAGATTAACAATCAGGCCAAATTTTACTGGAGCTGTTCAAGCCTCACACACAAGCTGCCAAAGACAtcttcataaaaacaaagcttaaaGACTGTGATCATAAATGTGAAAGTCACCAGATGGAGAGAGATACTTTGAAGAGCAATAGCAGCATTCACTCTGGAAACTAAACTGAGAGGTTCTAAAATGGACCCAAAAACTCCAATGGGATTTAAGTCTTGGACTTCCACAGAACAAAAGCTTCATTCTactctttctgttgttttaccTTCTATTCTCTTTATTCAAGAAGAGTAAATTTTCCATCTCAGAAATGGaagacaaacatttcaaactttATCAGCTCTTGTAAAGAACTGTAGATGTAGTCACTCTTTGTAGGGTTTCTGTACTTACCACTGCTCCACCACTTCTTGCCATTGATCACATAACTGTTTCCATCTCGCTCGATGCTGCATCGCATATTGGTGGCATCACTTGAAGCTACATCAGGTTctgtgttaaagaaaaaaaaacaaaccacaaataCACATCACTGGATTAAATACACAGGTAGTACTACCACCACAAATATAGGGATCTAGACATACTCTTAAGACAGCATCGCTGTTCTGCTCCcagcagaaaagctgctttcagaACCTCACTCTGCTGGTGATCAGAGGTATTCTATTTTCTAATAATATGTTATTCATAGCCACTTTAAAATTGCTTGTTTTTGAACTCAGACTACTCTTGAGAGTAAACATCCTTCTTCCTTCCGTGATGTTTTTAAATCCTTCCCCTTCCCGATGTACTTAGATAACAGTCATGTCTCAGCCTTTATCCTCCTAGATGCTtgtcaaatgaaaatacagagatttAAACTACTTTTGTGATGGATCATGAAATAGGTTACATCTAGAATAGGGTAGGCCACCTTCTTTAAGGTGAAAGCATCCACTTCCTGTTGGGGAACATTGTGACACAGAAATTGCAAAATAAGAGCCTACCTCTGCAAGAGAGGGTTCTCTCAACTCTTTCAGACACGGGAAGATACAGGTTTTGACATCACATGTTCAAAAGCTACCAGAAATGCTGAATACCACaagctttgaaaagcaaaaatgaatataatGCTGATCTACACACAAAGCAAATCCTTTGTATGTTTTCCAATTTATCTTCAGGTTACATCTTAAAACCTCTACCTGTGACATACTGTGAAAATACAAATCTTAAACCAGAATAAAGATACTTGTATCTATATGTATGTTTCTAGGGAACCCCCAAAACATACTTAAAAGAACAGGATAAATTCTATCATAAATCTGGTTTGtacaataaaatatgttttgctaCTACTAAAACTAAATTGAAAGCATATGGAAATGATAATACAGTAAAATAGGAGAAATAGTAACTACCAGGGAAGGGCAACAAGGGTGTTTCACCTTGCACTCATACCTTAGAGGTGATTTCACATTCAATCACATTCCCAGATACTGTGGAAATGTCTGCACGAATTCATTGACATATAACAATTTGCTGTTTTATACTTTTTGCATGTGACGTTCTTAAATTTCTGCCAaggtttctcattttctttttttgagaaaaaaattacctgtCATGCAGAAGCAAGAACTAATTTTCCCTTCTAGAAGAGGCTCCAGCCActctttcttttgctcttcagTCCCATACATGTGCAGGACCTCCATGTTTCCAGTGTCTGTAAGAAACGAGCAGTCATGTTTACTTCTTCAGACACAAATGGTAAGGCATAAGATGCCcaattttttaatgttctcaGTGCTGGAGGTAAAGCACAGGGTTTGCTAACCAGGTGCGTGACAGTTGAAAACCTCAGGAGCAAAGAAGCATTTCCCTGTCTCCTCAGCTATTAGCGCATAGTCAAGCTGGCCGAGACCACTGACATCTGGGAGAAAAAGGTTCCACAGACCTTCTGCTTTGGCCATTTCCTGTTCAGAGAATTAGGAGGGAAAAACATTAGCAAtaaatctttaaacagcaattaaattCTGGCTTGCTGaccattttcctccttcctgcctAGCATACTGTCCATTATATCTGATGCCTTTCTTCAAAGGCTATTTTCAGTGGGTATGGTTTTGAATTAAAGTTCTGACACACCCCTCACATAactctcttttgcttttctcatttgtaaTTCACAACTCCTTTTGcatccttccttcttttcctttcatagttcctcattctgtttcttttcatgtaGAGAGAATAACTTCTCCAGCAGAATAAACCAATATTTCTTACAGTCCATGTCTGTTTTTTCACAGCTAGGGAGTTCAAGAATATTTATTATCCCATACCTTCAGTCTCTCAAGCACTGGCggtttcttccatttttcctcaGTATTCCCATGTCTAGCATAGTATTCTATTATTTCCTaagagaaacaattaaaaagttGCTGTTTAAACTAAGAACATGTGTAACATACAcaaatgatgttttcttttccgCAGCTACACCTCAAGGAACCAGTATAAAATATTCAACGCAGCTTTTAATTATATGGTTGGTTTCactataaaacataaaatgtaattCAAAATCAAACTGCAATTTCCTCATTTCGCAAGACTTCAAATGCATCATGGAGATGACCCCAGTCAACACGTTATTTCATACATGGAAATAGTTTAGAGTGGTTGAAAACGCATGctgacaaaagcagaaagcaagtgTATTCTGACGATAAACGCAACTCTTAGCAAACAGTACCACCACACAACAGGAATGAACCCAAAAGTAAAGCAACAAATAAAAGCCTGGCATACTGACACTTAAGAGTCAGGCTTCTCATCACAAAAATCAGGTGCGTAAGCTAGTTGATAAttgtttaatttgaaagaacacatttttttttaacgtttttTTTGTAATCAGTCATTCCAGGCATCAAGAATTAGTTCCGTCTAACTGGTCCAGAACTTGTTTTAGAACTAATAAATTATTGCCCTTTTCCTGCAGATTTTACAAGTCCTGGCTCGCAATTCCTGTTATGAGAAATAACTTATATGCACAACTCTATTCATCTGCAAAACTTCCATGGttatttgtggtttgtttgtttttaaagcaagtaCACCTAATTATTGCAAGGCTTCCTTGGACAATCCATAACAAATTACCAACAGACTTCTAGGAAACCTTGGATATAAAGTGTTTCTGCTctcaatttttctttgcagatgcATTCATAAGTCTTCCAGATTAATATGTTCTCTGCACTTCTGCctgacagcaaaaagaaaacaaaccacaccCTAATATTCTTAAAATAGAAGATTTACAGAGTCCcggaaaaaaaacagcaacatgcTATCATGGAAGTTATGCACAAACACTTTACTGAGTGTTAagatttccaaaacaaaacagtgcagGATACTTTCAgatgaaagcaaacacaaacagGTTAGCTTGTCCCATCATATAGTCAGCATTAGCCGAGAGAAATGGCTGACTagttacagaaacaaaagtCAGTGGAACAACATGCTTGTCCCCATGCTAGATGAAGACAAATCAGTTCCTCAAACTTAACTGCAAAGCTTCTAACAAGAAATCCAAAGATAGCCACGTTGCAATGCACAGAAACAGTGGTAACCATGATGCAATAACTAGTATGATCCTTAGTGATTAATCACTAAGACATTCTGGTTACTCACAATTTCTGTACAGGATAAAGAAAGATATgtgatgcactttttttttcttttgccacagCTGGTGTGACAACACAGCAGAATTAATAAGTATTTTCAATAAAGGATGCCAGAGTACCAATAAAaggagctttaaaaatatatctgggAGAGGCTAAACATCCTGGCCACACAGATGTGAATTCTGtatcaattaaaataaagggaaaCCAAAGTGCTGTCCTGATTTTGCTTCTCCTTGgaactgaaaagcaaagtaattcataagagaaaagaagacaaaaaccTAAGTAGGATTTTGAATTTACGAGGTTGAACATTGTCTGTGATCTTCCTAAAGAAAAGTAACACAGCACCTATGTGTCTGTACaacactggaaataaataagCATCTTCATACCGTAAGAGTTCTAAGGTTTTTGTTAAAGGTAtgttagattttttaaaaaagtttttctttagaGTACTTCTTAAACcttgaaaagtttaaaaagtaacttttaattttcattaataatgCATACAGCATTTtacatctgcaaaaaaaaaatcaggcatgCTATAAGGATTTCTGTTAACATTTTGCAATGCCACAAACATgagtgcatgaaaaaaaaaaaaaaagcagttgtggaaaagaaaaaatgcaacgCAAGATGATAAAACTTGCATACATagttaacatttttataaactcTTCTCATAAAATACTCATTTATAAATAAGTTTACAAAAAGCTTTTACCTTCTCAGCTGGATATACATGCTGCTTCATGAACTGCTTTACTTTCAGCAGAATTTCTTCACCTTTCTTACTTTGATGGAACAACTCTCCAGAAATTCTGTcatgtgtgctgctgctgaaagacaATCTAAAGAACATCCAACGTGAACATCCAATATAAGACCTTATTTTCCCTTATGATAATATAAGCTGCCTTATACAAGCATTTAAATAAGGCATTGTAAAAGCTTTGCCTTGCTTTTGACCAGTAGTTTAGACCACCTCTTACCTTTTTGAGAGTTCTAACCctttttctgccaaaggctgcACCATCTTAGCAAATTCATGACTATTCTCTGCAGAAGCATTTCCAATGAGATATCTAGCATACACACCCTACAACCAAAAATAAAGGCATATATGGTATAATTAGGCAATTTGAAATGTCTCTGGTTTAGATTGGTGAATTCTTCAACTATGAAATTACACTTAAACATGCATATtcttaataggaaaaaaaatagcacccAAACAGATTTTACAGCGATATATTCATACTGCTTTCGGTCCATTTGTGATATATAGTGGAGAGGCTGAgcccacaaaacaaaaagaaccaaAGCTAAAGTGGTTATTAAGCCCccaaactgaaggaaaaacaccaaaattaGTAGAGCAAAAAGAGTACGTCTAGGCTGATACTGCGAGcaagccctgcctgtcccttaAGCCAACTGACagcaatatacatgtatgattACCAAAACCACAACCACATTAACTACACATATATACACTTGTAATCCAAATTAATAATAGGTTGCTTATATCACATTTGGTAAACTTAACTTCTGCTGCAACTCCTAAAAATATACTCATGCCTTACAACAGCTGAATATCTAACACAATGTACTTTATGAAGAACAAATTCTATGCTGGAGAGTTATCTGTCATAAGCATCTAAGATACTTCTTCTACAGGAATAAACTGAAATAGGTttccagttatttaaaaaaaatctcactttgaACAAATATTACTGACCTACAAACACTcgtaataaaaatgtaacatgtCAGAAAATGTGAGTGTGTTACCTGCGATATCCctgccattttaaaaaatgacaaagcaagaaagaaattgaagttGGAGAAAGTAGTGCTAATACCCCGGCAGCGACAGTAAATAGAAATCAGTTCTTCAAATGAGGGgttcactattaaaaaaataaataaaaataagagagaaagagTATGTTAGGATGCTCAACATTTTCTAGGATCTgattcttcaaatatttaaacagctttttcagCTGAGACATTCCATTaatatagtaaaaaaataaaaaaaattaaaaaaaaaagatttatcatTTCTCATGTCCTGAGAGGTAGAGAACCAAAAGGAAACAtgtaaaacaagtaaaaaaaaagtaaacataacACTTCCTTACTCCTCCCCGACCACCACTCCAATCAGGAAATTATTGCACCAcagtttattctgttttttcaaTTATCAacataaatttacatttaaatttatgtTTGCCTCCATTATCTTTATAAGAAAGGTTCAAAGTAAGCTTTTATTGAATTAATGTACTATGGCTCACCCATATTCTATTAAAACAGAACTACCTTAAACTTCACTATTGGCACATCTACAGtgaagaaaactgcaaagtTCTCATCAAGTGCAGAATGgtgtatttattaatttaacttttaattaGTGTTTATAAAAAGTCACACACGAAATACGTATCAACCACAGAATTCACGAAGACAAAAAGATTATAATTTCATACCTATAGTGTTTTTGAAATTGAAGACAGTTCCTTGACCTAAGCCTTTAAGAGATGTAGGCCAAAAGTAGAACATAGTAGCATAGGCTAAATCTGCTAGAGGATGACCGGTGGTTGAAAGTTCCCAGTCCAGCACTGCCAAAACACGAgccttaaataaaaataataaaaatttaaaaataaagataaaatcagaaataaaaataaaagcctcaaGTGAACAATCAGAATAGAAAACTCTTCATCCACAAATGTACAACACACTTAGTATCCAAGATCTTTATTGGGTTACtatgtgtttaaaattaaaaacatgcacTGTCTACAGCAAAAGTAGTTCCATTTAGCACTTCATAAACATCTGCAAAAAATTAACATTCACACAGTGGCAGAAAACAAGGCCTTTTTCcaatgaaaatctgttttaaattctACATTTTTGAATAATATTCTCCCTGTTAGAAACTTCTAAACTGTCCTAGTCTTAAACTATGTACAAAAAACTTCCCTACATGGCCGTGCCTGCGTATACAGGAACAGTTTCTACAGATTGTTTAAGAGGACCTGTATATAATTTGGTCAACTCTTTTGCCTGTAGCAGGAACTGCTAGGAGAGTCTGCAAGACTGCCAGATTCTCTGTTTGTGGAGTCAAACAGCATATTTAAACCTACAGCCAGCTTCTATCAACTGATCTATGCACAACAGCAGGAATCATTGGGATCTGTTGTGTTTTCATGGTGCAAGCCAGGAGCTGAGTCAGCCTCCTTGCTGCAAGTCAGTCCCCTCCGCCAACTCGCTTAGATTCTGGGGAGTTACTGGACCACGCAGGCAACAGATGACAAAGGGGACCTAGCACACAGGCACAACCCCAAAAGCCACGGAGATTAACTGAAGCCCTACCACAGATTTCCATGGGCTCTGGATCAGATTCTTAACCAGCTTAATGAGTCTTCAGTAAGTCCTTCAGTTGCACTGAATTCATTATGATTTATTAacataaaatgatatttttctggACTTTCAATTAGACACTTGAGCTACTGAACGCATTAGGTACCCAAGTACTGTACAAAGAGCATGAGGAGGAGTTAAGTTCtcctctgtttctttcaaaGATGTATAATCTAAACGCATAGAGGATGGAATTATTGTTTGTATTAAGATTTGCAAAGAGAGTCAATCAGTTTTGAATGATAGCTAAGACAACAAATAACTAGATATCCATGCGTACTTCTTCTTCATAGTCTTTACACTGACGTAGAGCAAATCATGACCAAAACACCTCTAAGTCCCATTTCAAGTATGAACAAATGGAGAAACAAAAAGCGTTAAACGtacaaatatgttttgaatACCTCTGTTGGGTGGAAAATGATGTTATCTATTCTGAAGTCCCCATGAATCAGGGTTTCTTCATTATCATCAGCTGGCAAGTTGTTTGCTAACCACTCAGCCAGCTGGTTCATGGCAGGAATATCTGTATGAGCAGCTGCATCATATTGTCTTTTCCAAGTTGATACCTGAAAAGATACGAACATTTTAACAGCGTTACAGAATTGATCTGAATTACATTAACTTCATACTGTGGATAAAtacttgaaataaatgaagatgtCTAATAATTAAGACATGatggttatttttaaagtaatttaaaattaacaaattaGCTTGCAAATTAGCTTGCCACTCAAATAAATCTTCAAAGCCCTGACAAAACGagaatttttcaaaaagctCTACCTGTCTTCTGCAGTATCCTGGACCTCTGCCATATTCTTGGAGACCCAACGACTGCAAATCAAAGGAGTGCAACTGGGCCAACGTTTCTATCATTGCAATGTACAACGCAGAACGCTCTGCTGGGCCCACTTCTGGCAGCGAGAGGTCTCGGAAGATGCGACCCTAGAGACATCATAAATCAGATATTTGGTGAGATGCGCACAGCAGATGAAGAGAAATACagctatatacatgtatttcaggaGACAAACCAAATGCAGTGAACCAGTAGTTCCTGTACAATCTAAAATTCCTCcctcatttgttttattctttgccCATGACAGACAAAGGGATTCACAGTAATCCCAATCATTAGTATGCAGAATATCTATTGGAAGCCAATTAAAATAAGAGAGATATATTCAGTAGATAAAAGTCTGAACTAGAG comes from Aythya fuligula isolate bAytFul2 chromosome 2, bAytFul2.pri, whole genome shotgun sequence and encodes:
- the ACKR4 gene encoding atypical chemokine receptor 4, which produces MVMGWDMSNSTDYWTEDEEEDLNSVIDYNMYELLCEKDDVRKFRKLFLPVFYALTFTVGVAGNSLVVAIYAYCKKLKTKTDMYIMHLAIADLLLLFTLPFWAANAVQGWELGTSMCKLTSSLYTMNFSSSMLFLACISVDRYRATAGTQGHRRGGKRCSMTCCCVWLAAVLLSIPELIFNQVKKHNNRNECLPVFPANMETLLKATIQILEIILEFLLPFLVMLTCYSVTARAIFRSANTKKSRPFMVLLAVVAAFIITQLPYNIVKFWRAIDIIYLLITDCDASKTIDIALQVTKSIALFHACLNPLLYAFLGASFKMHIMKIAKNYGHWRRQQQNGVTEEISMNSEDRTEQTVSFTI
- the ACAD11 gene encoding acyl-CoA dehydrogenase family member 11 produces the protein MAAEPGTSEVRRQHRFDACRLERLLCRRLAGFPQQPEGALAVRQYSSGQSNPTFYLRKGEKAYVLRKKPHGPLLPRAHKVDREYHVQKALFAAGFPVPEPLLYCSDVSVIGTEFYVMQHVQGRIFRDLSLPEVGPAERSALYIAMIETLAQLHSFDLQSLGLQEYGRGPGYCRRQVSTWKRQYDAAAHTDIPAMNQLAEWLANNLPADDNEETLIHGDFRIDNIIFHPTEARVLAVLDWELSTTGHPLADLAYATMFYFWPTSLKGLGQGTVFNFKNTIVNPSFEELISIYCRCRGISTTFSNFNFFLALSFFKMAGISQGVYARYLIGNASAENSHEFAKMVQPLAEKGLELSKRLSFSSSTHDRISGELFHQSKKGEEILLKVKQFMKQHVYPAEKEIIEYYARHGNTEEKWKKPPVLERLKEMAKAEGLWNLFLPDVSGLGQLDYALIAEETGKCFFAPEVFNCHAPDTGNMEVLHMYGTEEQKKEWLEPLLEGKISSCFCMTEPDVASSDATNMRCSIERDGNSYVINGKKWWSSGAGNPNCKVAIVMGKTKNSSASRYKQHSMILVPMDTPGVKLIRPLSVFGYLDEIHGGHFEIHFNDVRVPASNIILGEGRGFEIAQGRLGPGRIHHCMRSIGAAETALEIMCQRAAERETFGKKLYHHEVVAHWIAECRLSIEQARLLTLKTASKIDMLGNRRARKEVAMTKVVVPRAVLKVIDCAIQVCGGGGVSQDFPLASLFAYIRTLRLADGPDEVHLSTIARWELLDQSKKLTAKI